A window of the Oncorhynchus keta strain PuntledgeMale-10-30-2019 chromosome 21, Oket_V2, whole genome shotgun sequence genome harbors these coding sequences:
- the LOC118373781 gene encoding protein SSUH2 homolog isoform X2 translates to MVPPASMFGNVPGYEDTLAGGGGGYLPPPMPLHPNRDPEPAPVPQDWNIPSITEDVARERFIMYASGKCCYNNAPAKDGVITNMQAFNTYRYRLETFTESRSTEWATKPYEGEPADFYTQTAPRPWEIPVTGPSLFQNHEENIKVPYTSSNKPCHTCSASGKMPCHECNGSGTKVCWVCNGSGREGGDSPCNQCNQRGRENCSKCHGNGTKECETCKGKQQLLTYINLKVEWKNNVEDYVVEQNSGLEVDNLSDVTGKTLFKNAQYMLYPVYGFPDQSLSQASERLVREHQAKYSQNSRILQQQQTIELIPITKVTYKWKGGIHVYYIYGNEHQVKVPDYPATCCCSIM, encoded by the exons ATGGTTCCCCCAGCTAGCATGTTTGGCAATGTACCAGGGTACGAGGACACTTTAGCTGGCGGAGGAG GTGGATATCTCCCCCCACCGATGCCCTTACACCCGAATCGGGATCCAGAGCCTGCACCCGTACCACAAGACTGGAA CATCCCCTCCATCACTGAAGATGTGGCGCGGGAGCGTTTTATAATGTACGCGTCTGGTAAATGCTGCTATAACAACGCCCCTGCCAAGGATGGAGTCATCACTAACATGCAGGCGTTCAACACCTATCGG TACCGTTTGGAGACATTCACAGAGTCTCGATCTACAGAGTGGGCCACCAAGCCTTATGAAG GTGAACCAGCAGACTTCTACACGCAGACTGCCCCACGGCCGTGGGAAATCCCAGTGAccggtccctccctgtttcaaaaTCACGAGGAGAACATAAAAGTCCCTTACACTTCATCTAACAag CCCTGCCACACTTGTAGTGCCTCTGGAAAGATGCCCTGCCATGAGTGCAATGGATCTGGAAcg AAAGTTTGTTGGGTCTGCAATGGAtctggcagagagggaggagatagtCCCTGCAATCAATGCAATCAAAGAGGAAGGGAGAA CTGCTCTAAATGTCATGGTAATGGGACTAAAGAATGTGAGACCTGCAAGGGCAAGCAACAACTGTTGACCTACATCAACCTCAAAGTCGAGTG GAAGAATAATGTTGAAGACTATGTTGTGGAGCAGAACAGTGGGCTGGAGGTTGACAATCTGAGCGATGTGACTGGAAAGACACTCTTCAAAAACGCCCAGTACATG CTGTATCCAGTGTATGGCTTCCCAGATCAGTCTTTATCCCAGGCTTCAGAACGTTTGGTTAGAGAACACCAGGCGAAATACTCCCAGAACTCCCGCATCCTTCAACAG CAACAAACCATCGAGTTGATTCCCATCACCAAGGTGACCTACAAGTGGAAGGGAGGCATCCACGTTTACTATATCTATGGGAACGAACACCAGGTCAAAGTTCCTGACTACCCTGCTACCTGCTGCTGCTCCATCATGTAA
- the LOC118373781 gene encoding protein SSUH2 homolog isoform X1 — MLNPHEGQALYAPPVPAPGPMVPPASMFGNVPGYEDTLAGGGGGYLPPPMPLHPNRDPEPAPVPQDWNIPSITEDVARERFIMYASGKCCYNNAPAKDGVITNMQAFNTYRYRLETFTESRSTEWATKPYEGEPADFYTQTAPRPWEIPVTGPSLFQNHEENIKVPYTSSNKPCHTCSASGKMPCHECNGSGTKVCWVCNGSGREGGDSPCNQCNQRGRENCSKCHGNGTKECETCKGKQQLLTYINLKVEWKNNVEDYVVEQNSGLEVDNLSDVTGKTLFKNAQYMLYPVYGFPDQSLSQASERLVREHQAKYSQNSRILQQQQTIELIPITKVTYKWKGGIHVYYIYGNEHQVKVPDYPATCCCSIM, encoded by the exons ATGCTCAATCCTCATGAGGGCCAAG CGCTCTATGCCCCCCCGGTGCCCGCCCCAGGCCCCATGGTTCCCCCAGCTAGCATGTTTGGCAATGTACCAGGGTACGAGGACACTTTAGCTGGCGGAGGAG GTGGATATCTCCCCCCACCGATGCCCTTACACCCGAATCGGGATCCAGAGCCTGCACCCGTACCACAAGACTGGAA CATCCCCTCCATCACTGAAGATGTGGCGCGGGAGCGTTTTATAATGTACGCGTCTGGTAAATGCTGCTATAACAACGCCCCTGCCAAGGATGGAGTCATCACTAACATGCAGGCGTTCAACACCTATCGG TACCGTTTGGAGACATTCACAGAGTCTCGATCTACAGAGTGGGCCACCAAGCCTTATGAAG GTGAACCAGCAGACTTCTACACGCAGACTGCCCCACGGCCGTGGGAAATCCCAGTGAccggtccctccctgtttcaaaaTCACGAGGAGAACATAAAAGTCCCTTACACTTCATCTAACAag CCCTGCCACACTTGTAGTGCCTCTGGAAAGATGCCCTGCCATGAGTGCAATGGATCTGGAAcg AAAGTTTGTTGGGTCTGCAATGGAtctggcagagagggaggagatagtCCCTGCAATCAATGCAATCAAAGAGGAAGGGAGAA CTGCTCTAAATGTCATGGTAATGGGACTAAAGAATGTGAGACCTGCAAGGGCAAGCAACAACTGTTGACCTACATCAACCTCAAAGTCGAGTG GAAGAATAATGTTGAAGACTATGTTGTGGAGCAGAACAGTGGGCTGGAGGTTGACAATCTGAGCGATGTGACTGGAAAGACACTCTTCAAAAACGCCCAGTACATG CTGTATCCAGTGTATGGCTTCCCAGATCAGTCTTTATCCCAGGCTTCAGAACGTTTGGTTAGAGAACACCAGGCGAAATACTCCCAGAACTCCCGCATCCTTCAACAG CAACAAACCATCGAGTTGATTCCCATCACCAAGGTGACCTACAAGTGGAAGGGAGGCATCCACGTTTACTATATCTATGGGAACGAACACCAGGTCAAAGTTCCTGACTACCCTGCTACCTGCTGCTGCTCCATCATGTAA